The following coding sequences lie in one Mesorhizobium sp. NZP2298 genomic window:
- a CDS encoding LLM class flavin-dependent oxidoreductase, with the protein MDNGATMHLAVSLLPGTSDLTGEPEFPRLVRFVQQAEAAALDMVLLADSAPASDSGTVNNPMPFEATTLLAALATVTSRIGLVAAASTVTHQPYNLARRFASLDIISHGRAGWNATMARSPREATNFSRPEGFSDTDFRRRSEEYIGIVQGLWQGWDADALLFDKSGGRFHDPEKMHLLDHKGEFFFVRGPLNVARSPQDTPVLVLSGLSEPDLDIAARTADVILLESGSVESAKVRYDDLKRRATAAGRDPDAVKVLTNISLAPDDSSATLADRLETQFRAKSCDGFSIHLSQLSVFDDFFKRVAPELRRRGLFRETYRGTTLRSHLGLAGGGEQ; encoded by the coding sequence ATGGACAACGGCGCCACAATGCATCTTGCCGTTTCGCTGTTGCCGGGGACTTCCGACCTAACGGGTGAACCGGAATTCCCCCGCCTTGTCAGGTTTGTGCAGCAAGCCGAAGCGGCGGCGCTGGACATGGTGCTGCTTGCCGATTCCGCCCCGGCTTCCGACAGCGGTACAGTGAACAATCCGATGCCCTTCGAAGCAACGACTTTACTCGCCGCGCTGGCAACGGTGACGAGCCGGATCGGACTGGTCGCGGCAGCCTCGACAGTCACCCACCAGCCCTACAATCTGGCGCGCCGTTTCGCTTCGCTCGACATCATCAGCCATGGCCGCGCCGGCTGGAACGCGACGATGGCGCGGAGCCCTCGCGAGGCCACGAATTTCAGCCGGCCGGAAGGATTTTCCGACACCGACTTTCGCCGCCGCAGCGAGGAATATATCGGCATCGTTCAAGGCCTGTGGCAGGGCTGGGATGCGGATGCGCTGTTGTTCGACAAAAGCGGCGGACGCTTCCATGATCCCGAGAAAATGCACCTGCTCGACCACAAGGGCGAGTTCTTCTTCGTGCGCGGGCCGCTGAACGTCGCGCGTTCGCCGCAGGATACGCCGGTGCTGGTGCTGTCAGGCCTGTCCGAGCCCGATCTGGATATTGCGGCCCGCACCGCCGATGTCATCTTGCTGGAGAGCGGGTCGGTCGAGAGCGCGAAAGTACGCTATGATGATCTGAAGCGTCGCGCCACGGCGGCTGGGCGCGATCCGGACGCTGTGAAGGTGCTGACGAATATCTCGCTCGCCCCCGATGACAGCTCGGCCACCTTAGCCGATAGGCTGGAAACCCAATTTCGCGCCAAAAGCTGCGACGGATTCAGCATCCATTTGTCACAGCTTTCGGTATTCGACGATTTCTTCAAGCGTGTCGCGCCGGAGTTGCGGCGCCGCGGCCTGTTTCGAGAGACCTATCGCGGGACAACGTTACGCTCGCATCTCGGATTGGCCGGCGGAGGTGAGCAATGA
- a CDS encoding LysR family transcriptional regulator, which yields MAYLDNIAVFVRVVELGNLSAAGRDMRISPAVASNRIKELEKHLGVRLFNRTTRQLMPTEHGTVFYAGAKQVLEAITEAEAAVSALSGQPRGTIRVTAPLGLGRRLVASGIPDFHDKYPDIEVRLRLSDHNVDIMKEGIDVAFRLGIIEDSSLRMRGIMECERVLVAAPKYLEARGEPVEPQELIGKKHDCLMLRYSGAREYVWTLQTPTGPQKFEVHGPYDTDDGDVLTGWALSGRGIINKPRFEVEPFIRDRRLKVILANTPPTPVQFAAVYPHKKLQDPKVRLLLDFMAERCQRLINDILAGK from the coding sequence ATGGCCTATCTCGACAACATCGCCGTCTTCGTCCGCGTCGTCGAACTCGGCAATCTGTCGGCGGCGGGCCGCGACATGCGCATTTCGCCGGCGGTCGCCTCCAACCGCATCAAGGAGTTGGAGAAGCATCTTGGCGTGCGGCTGTTCAACCGCACCACGCGGCAATTGATGCCGACCGAGCATGGCACGGTTTTCTACGCCGGCGCCAAACAGGTGCTGGAGGCTATCACCGAGGCGGAGGCTGCCGTCTCGGCCCTTTCTGGCCAGCCGCGCGGCACCATCCGCGTGACCGCGCCACTTGGCCTCGGCCGGCGGCTCGTCGCCTCGGGCATTCCCGATTTCCACGATAAATATCCCGATATCGAGGTGCGGCTAAGGCTGTCGGACCACAATGTCGACATCATGAAGGAAGGCATCGATGTCGCCTTCCGGCTTGGCATCATCGAGGATTCCAGCCTCCGGATGCGCGGCATCATGGAATGCGAGCGTGTGCTGGTGGCGGCGCCGAAATATCTCGAGGCGCGCGGCGAACCTGTGGAGCCGCAGGAGCTGATCGGCAAGAAGCATGACTGCCTGATGCTGCGCTATTCCGGCGCGCGCGAATATGTCTGGACCTTACAAACGCCAACCGGGCCCCAGAAATTCGAAGTGCACGGGCCCTACGACACCGACGATGGCGACGTGCTGACCGGCTGGGCGCTGTCCGGGCGCGGCATCATCAACAAACCGCGCTTCGAGGTCGAACCGTTCATCCGCGACCGGCGGCTGAAGGTGATCCTGGCCAACACGCCACCGACGCCGGTACAGTTCGCCGCCGTCTATCCGCACAAGAAGCTGCAGGATCCGAAAGTGCGGCTGCTGCTGGATTTCATGGCCGAGCGCTGCCAACGGCTGATCAACGACATTCTTGCCGGCAAATGA
- a CDS encoding urate hydroxylase PuuD → MMDFAIFWDWLSFAVRWLHVITGIAWIGSSFYFVALDLGLRQRPGMPVGAFGEEWQVHGGGFYHIQKYLVAPAEMPEHLTWFKWESYATWLSGFAMLCVVYYAGADLFLIDPNVLPMSVPVGILLSMATIGVGWVVYDLLCRSPLGKSDTGLMLVLYCVLVFIAWGLTHLFTGRAAFLHLGAITATIMSANVFMVIIPNQKIVVADLIAGRKPDPKYGKIAKQRSLHNNYLTLPVLFLMLSNHYPLAFGTQFNWVIASLVFIIGVLIRHYFNTVHKRAGNPHWTWLGALVLFIIIIWLSTVPKVLTGEPKASASAEVYIASAHFPAVRDTVLGRCSMCHAQEPVYEGIYHAPKGVMLDTDANIANHAREIYLQAGRSHAMPPANVSQISDKERALLVAWFEGAGK, encoded by the coding sequence ATGATGGATTTCGCGATTTTCTGGGACTGGCTGAGCTTCGCCGTGCGGTGGCTGCATGTCATCACCGGCATCGCATGGATCGGCTCGTCTTTCTATTTCGTCGCGCTTGATCTCGGCCTGCGCCAGCGTCCCGGCATGCCTGTCGGCGCCTTCGGCGAGGAATGGCAGGTGCATGGCGGTGGCTTCTACCACATCCAGAAATATCTGGTTGCACCGGCCGAGATGCCCGAGCATCTGACCTGGTTCAAATGGGAATCCTACGCCACCTGGCTGTCCGGTTTCGCCATGCTGTGCGTGGTCTACTATGCCGGGGCCGACCTGTTCCTGATCGATCCCAATGTGCTGCCGATGTCGGTGCCGGTCGGCATCCTTTTGTCCATGGCCACGATCGGCGTCGGCTGGGTGGTCTACGATCTGCTCTGCCGTTCGCCGCTTGGAAAAAGCGATACCGGCCTGATGCTGGTGCTCTACTGCGTGCTGGTGTTCATCGCCTGGGGGCTCACCCACCTGTTCACCGGGCGCGCCGCCTTCCTGCATCTGGGCGCAATCACCGCCACCATCATGTCAGCCAACGTCTTCATGGTCATCATTCCCAACCAGAAGATCGTCGTTGCCGACCTCATCGCCGGCCGCAAGCCCGATCCGAAATACGGCAAGATCGCCAAGCAACGCTCGCTTCACAACAATTATCTGACGCTGCCCGTCCTGTTCCTGATGCTGTCGAACCACTACCCGCTGGCATTCGGCACGCAGTTCAACTGGGTCATCGCCTCGCTGGTGTTCATCATCGGCGTGCTCATCCGGCATTATTTCAACACCGTGCACAAGCGTGCCGGCAATCCGCACTGGACCTGGCTGGGCGCCCTTGTCCTGTTCATCATCATCATCTGGCTGTCGACCGTGCCTAAGGTGTTGACCGGCGAACCGAAGGCATCCGCTTCGGCGGAAGTCTATATCGCCTCGGCGCACTTCCCGGCCGTGCGCGACACCGTGCTCGGCCGCTGCTCGATGTGCCATGCTCAGGAACCGGTCTATGAAGGCATCTATCACGCGCCCAAGGGCGTGATGCTTGATACCGACGCCAACATAGCCAACCATGCCCGCGAGATCTATCTGCAGGCCGGCCGCAGCCACGCCATGCCGCCCGCCAATGTCTCGCAGATATCAGACAAGGAACGGGCGTTGCTGGTGGCCTGGTTCGAAGGCGCAGGGAAATAG
- the guaD gene encoding guanine deaminase: MTSTLLRGRTLSFVRWPQTIDDHSAWRYDEDGGLLIRDGRIVASGTYAQVEKQAGEGTRKIDHRPHLLLPGFIDTHVHFPQMQIIASYGAELLDWLNTYTFPEETKFANAQHGRRIARLFLDEMVRHGTTTVVAYCSVHKASAEAFFAESHDRNMLNIAGKVMMDRNAPDGVLDTPRSGYDDTKALIAEWHGKGRQHYAITPRFAITSSPEQMEMAGALCREHPDLHMQTHLSENHAEIAFTQELYPWSRDYTDVYEHYGLLGKKSLFGHCIHLSEREADALSDSGSVAVFCPTSNLFLGSGLFDYQRYRTRDRALRIAAATDVGGGTNYSMLRTMDEGYKVIALNGEKLNPFQSFWQITRGNAEALSVADRIGTLDEGTDADIVVLDARATPAMRLRMETAQTLAQELFLLQTLGDDRAVREVYVAGRAAKSDMTS; this comes from the coding sequence ATGACCTCGACACTTCTGCGCGGCCGCACGCTGTCCTTCGTGCGCTGGCCGCAGACCATCGATGACCATTCGGCCTGGCGTTACGACGAAGATGGCGGCCTTTTGATCCGTGACGGCAGGATCGTCGCATCAGGCACCTATGCGCAAGTCGAGAAGCAGGCCGGCGAAGGTACGAGGAAGATCGACCACCGGCCGCACCTTTTGTTGCCGGGCTTCATCGACACGCATGTGCATTTCCCGCAGATGCAGATCATCGCGTCCTATGGCGCTGAACTGCTCGACTGGCTGAACACTTACACATTCCCGGAAGAGACGAAATTCGCCAACGCGCAGCACGGCCGCCGCATAGCGCGCCTGTTCCTCGACGAAATGGTCCGCCACGGCACGACGACAGTGGTCGCCTATTGTTCGGTGCACAAGGCCTCGGCGGAAGCCTTCTTCGCCGAGTCGCATGACCGCAACATGCTCAACATCGCCGGCAAGGTGATGATGGACCGCAATGCACCCGACGGCGTGCTCGACACGCCGCGATCCGGCTATGACGACACCAAGGCGCTGATCGCGGAATGGCACGGAAAGGGGCGCCAGCATTATGCCATCACGCCGCGCTTCGCGATCACCTCTTCGCCGGAGCAGATGGAGATGGCCGGAGCGCTCTGCCGCGAGCATCCCGACCTGCATATGCAGACGCATCTGTCGGAAAACCACGCCGAGATCGCCTTCACCCAGGAACTCTACCCCTGGTCGCGCGACTACACCGATGTCTACGAGCATTACGGGCTGCTGGGCAAGAAAAGCCTGTTCGGCCACTGCATCCATCTGTCGGAGCGTGAGGCGGACGCGCTTTCGGACAGCGGCTCCGTGGCGGTGTTCTGCCCGACCTCGAACTTGTTCCTCGGTTCCGGCCTGTTCGATTATCAGCGCTACCGCACGCGCGACAGAGCCCTCCGGATCGCCGCCGCGACCGATGTCGGCGGCGGTACCAATTACTCCATGCTGCGCACCATGGACGAAGGCTACAAGGTGATCGCCCTGAACGGCGAGAAGCTCAACCCGTTCCAGTCCTTCTGGCAGATCACGCGCGGCAATGCCGAGGCACTGTCGGTGGCCGACAGGATCGGCACGCTGGACGAAGGCACCGATGCCGACATCGTCGTGCTCGACGCCCGGGCGACGCCGGCGATGCGGCTCAGGATGGAAACGGCGCAGACGCTGGCGCAGGAACTGTTTCTGCTGCAGACGCTGGGCGACGACCGCGCCGTGCGCGAGGTCTATGTTGCAGGGCGGGCTGCCAAGAGCGACATGACGAGTTAG
- the xdhC gene encoding xanthine dehydrogenase accessory protein XdhC, with protein MNLKVQSLKAFLASAGRVALVEVAGTKGSTPREKGAFMLVSQTAIFGTIGGGQLEYMAIDKARQMLFSPLEGGEEQSAEGREKANDLAFSATSVRSHGEGQSAKRPERGLPEGTARTSSTAARTPPGGFAATLDVPLGPEIGQCCGGRVEVLIRLIDRAIEQRLIAEAEAEEAHLPHVYIFGGGHVGQALASTIALLPVHGVVIETRAEALEDMPETVETRLTPMPEAEVRNAPAGTAFAILTHDHALDFLIVAEALKRNDAAYVGMIGSKTKKATFKNWFLKSAEGSEAEFSRLVSPIGGDAVKDKRPPVIAALAAAEIMTALVVHNAPSNANRQAQQDKVMAG; from the coding sequence ATGAATTTGAAAGTGCAAAGCCTGAAAGCCTTTCTCGCCAGCGCCGGCCGGGTCGCGTTGGTCGAGGTGGCCGGCACCAAAGGCTCGACGCCGCGCGAGAAGGGCGCCTTCATGCTCGTCTCGCAAACGGCGATCTTCGGCACGATCGGCGGGGGCCAGCTCGAATACATGGCCATCGACAAGGCCCGGCAGATGCTCTTCTCTCCCCTTGAGGGGGGAGAGGAGCAGTCGGCCGAAGGCCGAGAAAAAGCCAACGATTTGGCTTTTTCAGCGACGAGCGTCCGGAGCCATGGCGAAGGGCAATCCGCGAAGCGGCCAGAGAGGGGCCTCCCAGAAGGCACCGCAAGGACGTCGAGCACTGCCGCGCGGACTCCACCCGGCGGCTTCGCCGCCACCCTCGACGTTCCGCTCGGACCGGAGATTGGCCAGTGCTGCGGGGGCCGCGTCGAGGTGCTGATCCGCCTGATCGACAGGGCAATCGAACAGAGGTTGATTGCCGAAGCTGAAGCCGAGGAAGCGCATCTGCCGCACGTCTACATCTTCGGCGGTGGCCATGTCGGCCAGGCGCTGGCGTCGACGATCGCGCTCCTTCCCGTGCACGGCGTCGTCATCGAGACACGGGCCGAGGCGCTGGAAGACATGCCGGAAACCGTCGAGACGCGGCTAACGCCGATGCCCGAGGCCGAGGTGCGAAACGCCCCCGCCGGCACGGCCTTCGCGATCCTCACCCACGACCACGCACTGGATTTCCTGATCGTCGCCGAGGCGCTGAAACGGAACGACGCTGCCTATGTCGGCATGATCGGCTCGAAGACCAAGAAAGCGACGTTCAAGAACTGGTTCCTGAAGTCGGCTGAAGGCAGCGAAGCCGAATTCTCCCGCCTCGTCTCGCCGATCGGTGGCGATGCCGTCAAGGACAAGCGTCCGCCAGTCATCGCAGCACTTGCCGCCGCCGAGATCATGACGGCGCTGGTGGTGCACAACGCGCCCTCAAATGCCAACCGTCAGGCCCAGCAGGACAAGGTCATGGCCGGTTAG
- a CDS encoding LLM class flavin-dependent oxidoreductase: MTAQMKLGVFLWATGHHIAAWRHPKSHVTAGIDIDHYIQLARTAEAAKFDMIFCEDAAGLREANIGIGSQTSRSIGFEPISLLSALAVQTSRIGLVSTASTSYNEPYGLARTFLSLDHLSGGRAGWNLVTSASPIEAANFGATGLKPHADRYERAREFAEVVTSLWHGKASGHAGQSFSVRDPLDLPRSPQGAPVMVQAGASDVGRDLAARTADVVFTAAQTFEEAKAFHDDLKARMAAYGREPDDIKIMPGVSPVVAETEAEAREKHEELQELIPDDVGVALLSSYLSISDLWRYPIDGPLPELPESEGMKSRQALVVEQSRRDGLSIRQLARHFAGARGHWRIVGTAAQVADELQARFEGGAADGFNVMPSYFPGELDAFATLVVPELQRRGLFRRDYEGLTLREHLGLKRPA; encoded by the coding sequence ATGACCGCGCAGATGAAGCTCGGCGTCTTCCTGTGGGCAACAGGCCACCACATCGCCGCATGGCGCCATCCGAAGTCCCATGTCACCGCCGGCATCGACATCGACCACTACATCCAGCTGGCGCGCACGGCGGAAGCAGCGAAGTTCGACATGATCTTCTGCGAGGACGCCGCCGGTCTGCGCGAGGCCAATATCGGCATCGGCAGCCAGACGTCGCGCTCGATCGGCTTCGAGCCGATCAGCCTGCTGTCGGCGCTCGCCGTCCAGACCAGCCGCATCGGCCTCGTTTCCACCGCCTCGACGAGCTACAACGAACCCTACGGCCTGGCGCGGACGTTTCTGTCGCTCGACCATCTCAGCGGCGGCCGCGCCGGCTGGAACCTCGTCACTTCGGCAAGTCCCATCGAAGCCGCCAATTTCGGCGCGACGGGTCTCAAGCCCCATGCCGATCGCTATGAACGAGCGCGCGAATTCGCCGAGGTCGTCACCAGCCTTTGGCACGGCAAGGCTTCCGGCCATGCCGGCCAGAGCTTTTCGGTGCGCGACCCGCTCGACCTGCCGCGCTCGCCGCAGGGCGCGCCGGTCATGGTCCAGGCCGGCGCCTCGGATGTCGGCCGCGATCTTGCCGCCCGCACCGCCGACGTGGTGTTCACGGCGGCGCAGACCTTCGAGGAGGCCAAGGCCTTCCACGACGATCTCAAGGCACGCATGGCTGCCTATGGACGTGAGCCTGACGACATCAAGATCATGCCCGGCGTCTCGCCCGTGGTGGCGGAAACCGAGGCCGAAGCCCGAGAGAAACACGAGGAATTGCAGGAGCTCATTCCCGACGATGTCGGCGTGGCGCTGCTCTCCAGCTATCTCAGCATCTCCGATCTGTGGCGTTACCCGATCGACGGGCCGCTGCCCGAACTGCCGGAGAGCGAGGGCATGAAAAGCCGGCAGGCGCTTGTCGTCGAACAATCGCGCCGCGATGGCCTTTCCATCCGCCAGCTTGCCCGCCATTTCGCCGGCGCGCGCGGCCATTGGCGCATTGTCGGCACGGCGGCGCAGGTCGCCGACGAGTTGCAGGCACGGTTCGAGGGTGGTGCCGCCGACGGCTTCAACGTGATGCCGTCTTATTTCCCGGGCGAGCTCGATGCCTTTGCCACGCTGGTCGTGCCGGAACTGCAGCGGCGCGGTCTGTTCCGCCGGGACTATGAAGGCCTGACGCTGCGCGAGCATCTGGGTTTGAAACGGCCGGCCTGA
- a CDS encoding heme-degrading domain-containing protein — MAVADDIALIRRQEETLVFSAFDEAVAFKIGSAIRDRAITENLPIIVDIRLWDRPLFYAAMPGSNASNPDWARRKINVVRRFLRSTYRMVLEQQRPDRTFKVGEGLDISDYVLAGGGFPVTVKGAGVIGVIAVSGLPEREDHGVVVDALCGHLGIDRRGLALPSESE, encoded by the coding sequence ATGGCCGTTGCTGACGACATCGCACTGATCAGGAGACAGGAAGAAACCCTTGTCTTTTCCGCCTTCGACGAGGCGGTTGCCTTCAAGATCGGTTCCGCCATCCGCGATCGTGCGATCACCGAAAACCTTCCCATCATCGTCGACATCAGGCTGTGGGACCGGCCCCTGTTTTACGCCGCGATGCCTGGTTCGAACGCTTCCAATCCCGACTGGGCGCGGCGCAAGATCAATGTCGTCAGGCGCTTCCTCAGAAGCACCTATCGCATGGTGCTGGAGCAGCAGCGCCCCGACCGCACCTTCAAGGTCGGCGAAGGCCTCGACATCTCGGACTATGTGCTCGCTGGCGGCGGCTTTCCGGTCACCGTCAAGGGCGCCGGCGTCATTGGCGTGATTGCTGTGTCCGGTCTGCCGGAGCGCGAGGATCACGGCGTTGTGGTTGATGCGCTGTGCGGCCATCTCGGTATCGACAGGCGTGGGCTGGCATTACCTTCGGAATCTGAATGA
- the xdhB gene encoding xanthine dehydrogenase molybdopterin binding subunit, whose protein sequence is MNKHATSNLKAEKIAGGVATDQRHDSAHKHVSGTAVYIDDMPEPAGTLHGCLGLSAAAHATITRMDLSAVRAASGVIDVLTAKDVPGENDISPTGRHDEPVLADGKVEFFGQPIFCVIAETREQARRATRLAKVEYKELPFVTDIGELDPRKDKLVTPPLTLKRGDAAAAIKAAPRRLKGKMRVGGQEHFYLEGHIAMAVPGEDQDVTIYSSTQHPSEVQHMVSHALGVPSNAITVEIRRMGGGFGGKETQGNQFAALAAIAAKKHHRAVKIRPDRDDDMIATGKRHDFLVDYEVGFDGEGNILGVDFMFAARCGFSSDLSGPVTDRALFHCDNTYFWPAVHAQSAPLYTNTVSNTAFRGFGGPQGMVGAERVIDEVAFAVGKDPLEIRKKNFYGTSDRNITPYHQTVEDNIIQRIVAELEESASYVRRRREISAFNANSRFIKRGLALTPVKFGISFTATHYNQAGALVHVYTDGSVHLNHGGTEMGQGLYLKVAQVVAEEFQIDLDQVKITATTTGKVPNTSATAASSGSDLNGMAAQNGARQIKDRLTDFAAEKYQVSRDQVLFLPNRVRIGNQEIAFADLVKQAYMARIQLSAAGFYKTPKIHWNRDKGEGRPFYYFAYGASCSEVSVDTLTGEYVVERTDILHETGRSLNRAIDLGQIEGGFIQGMGWLTTEELWWDDKGRLRTHAPSTYKIPLASDRPKIFNVTLSDWPEASEPTIHRSKAVGEPPFPLGMSVLHALSDAVASVADHRICPRLDAPATPERVLMTIERLKGEAKA, encoded by the coding sequence ATGAACAAGCATGCCACGTCAAATCTCAAGGCCGAGAAGATCGCTGGCGGCGTTGCCACCGATCAGCGGCATGATTCCGCCCACAAGCATGTCAGCGGCACCGCCGTCTATATCGACGACATGCCGGAACCGGCAGGTACGCTGCATGGCTGCCTCGGGCTCTCGGCCGCCGCGCATGCCACCATCACCCGCATGGACCTTTCGGCGGTGCGCGCCGCTTCCGGAGTCATCGATGTGCTGACGGCAAAGGATGTGCCGGGCGAGAATGACATTTCGCCGACCGGCCGGCACGATGAGCCGGTGCTCGCCGACGGCAAGGTCGAATTCTTCGGCCAGCCGATCTTCTGCGTTATCGCCGAAACCCGCGAACAGGCACGCCGCGCCACCAGGCTGGCCAAGGTCGAGTACAAGGAATTGCCCTTCGTCACCGACATTGGCGAGCTCGATCCGAGGAAGGACAAGCTGGTCACGCCGCCGCTTACCTTGAAGCGCGGCGATGCCGCCGCTGCGATCAAGGCGGCGCCACGCCGGCTGAAGGGAAAGATGCGCGTCGGCGGCCAGGAGCATTTCTACCTTGAAGGCCATATCGCCATGGCCGTTCCCGGCGAGGATCAGGACGTCACCATCTATTCCTCCACCCAGCATCCCAGCGAAGTCCAGCATATGGTGAGCCATGCGCTGGGCGTACCCAGCAATGCCATCACGGTGGAGATCCGCCGCATGGGCGGCGGTTTCGGCGGCAAGGAAACGCAAGGCAACCAGTTTGCCGCGCTCGCGGCCATCGCCGCCAAGAAACACCATCGCGCCGTCAAGATCCGGCCCGACCGCGACGACGACATGATCGCCACCGGCAAGCGTCACGATTTCCTCGTCGACTACGAAGTCGGCTTCGACGGCGAGGGCAACATTCTCGGTGTCGATTTCATGTTCGCCGCGCGTTGCGGCTTCTCGTCGGATCTGTCAGGCCCGGTGACGGATCGCGCGCTGTTCCATTGCGACAACACCTATTTCTGGCCGGCCGTGCACGCGCAATCGGCGCCGCTTTACACCAACACCGTGTCGAACACGGCCTTCCGGGGCTTCGGCGGCCCGCAAGGCATGGTCGGCGCCGAACGTGTCATCGACGAGGTTGCGTTCGCAGTCGGCAAGGATCCGCTCGAGATCCGCAAGAAGAATTTCTATGGCACCAGCGACCGCAACATCACGCCCTACCACCAGACGGTCGAGGACAACATCATCCAGCGCATCGTCGCCGAACTCGAGGAGAGCGCCAGCTATGTACGGCGGCGGCGCGAAATATCGGCCTTCAACGCCAACAGCCGTTTCATCAAGCGTGGCCTGGCGCTCACGCCGGTCAAGTTCGGCATTTCCTTCACCGCCACGCACTACAACCAGGCCGGCGCGCTGGTGCATGTCTATACCGATGGTTCGGTGCATCTGAACCATGGCGGCACCGAGATGGGGCAGGGGCTCTATCTCAAGGTGGCGCAGGTGGTGGCGGAAGAATTCCAGATCGATCTCGACCAGGTGAAGATCACCGCGACCACCACCGGCAAGGTCCCCAACACCTCGGCCACCGCGGCATCGTCCGGTTCCGACCTCAATGGCATGGCGGCACAGAATGGCGCCCGCCAGATCAAGGACCGGCTGACCGATTTCGCCGCCGAGAAATACCAGGTATCGCGCGATCAGGTGCTGTTCCTGCCCAACCGGGTGCGCATCGGCAACCAGGAGATCGCCTTCGCCGATCTCGTCAAGCAGGCCTATATGGCGCGCATCCAGCTCTCGGCGGCGGGCTTCTACAAGACGCCGAAAATCCACTGGAACCGCGACAAGGGCGAGGGCCGCCCCTTCTACTATTTCGCCTACGGCGCCTCCTGCTCGGAAGTCTCGGTCGACACGCTGACCGGCGAATATGTGGTCGAGCGCACCGATATCCTGCACGAGACCGGCCGTTCGCTGAACCGCGCCATCGATCTCGGCCAGATCGAGGGCGGCTTCATCCAGGGCATGGGCTGGCTGACGACCGAGGAACTGTGGTGGGACGACAAGGGCCGGCTGCGCACCCATGCGCCATCGACTTACAAGATCCCGCTCGCCTCCGACCGGCCGAAGATCTTCAACGTCACCTTGTCCGACTGGCCGGAAGCGAGTGAGCCGACGATCCACCGCTCCAAGGCGGTCGGCGAGCCGCCCTTTCCGCTCGGCATGTCGGTGCTGCACGCGCTGTCGGATGCGGTGGCCAGCGTCGCTGACCACAGGATCTGTCCGCGTCTCGATGCCCCGGCAACGCCGGAGCGCGTGCTGATGACGATCGAGCGGCTGAAAGGCGAGGCGAAGGCCTGA
- a CDS encoding PhzF family phenazine biosynthesis protein, translating into MDVLKIAAFSDGNTGGNPAGVLIGDVLPDAGEMQRLAAEVGFSETAFAAPDGDKWRVRYFSPETEVPFCGHATIALGAALVRRFGDGIFPLILNQASITVEGFRDGATIAAALQSPPTRSKPAPPKLIAGALALFGYAATDLDPAIPPALIHGGANHLVLALNSREALAAMRYDLKTGQALMRGEGLVTILLAYAETPRLFHTRNPFASGGVYEDPATGASTAAFAGYLRDIGWPHGGAIDVVQGEDMGMRSRLHADISRETGSSIRVSGTARMMDEA; encoded by the coding sequence ATGGACGTCCTGAAAATCGCGGCCTTCTCGGATGGCAACACCGGCGGCAATCCTGCCGGGGTCCTGATAGGCGACGTCTTGCCCGATGCGGGGGAGATGCAGCGTCTGGCAGCGGAGGTCGGGTTCTCGGAAACCGCCTTTGCCGCGCCGGATGGGGACAAGTGGCGGGTTCGCTATTTCTCGCCGGAAACCGAGGTTCCCTTCTGCGGTCACGCCACTATCGCCTTGGGGGCCGCCCTTGTCCGGCGTTTCGGCGATGGGATTTTCCCGCTGATCCTCAACCAGGCCAGCATCACCGTCGAGGGTTTTCGCGATGGTGCGACGATCGCCGCCGCGTTGCAGTCGCCGCCGACACGCAGCAAGCCGGCGCCGCCGAAGCTCATCGCCGGGGCGCTGGCGCTGTTCGGCTATGCCGCGACCGATCTCGATCCGGCGATTCCGCCGGCGCTGATCCATGGCGGCGCGAACCACCTTGTGCTGGCCCTCAACTCGCGCGAGGCACTGGCCGCCATGCGCTACGATCTGAAAACCGGCCAGGCCTTGATGCGGGGCGAAGGGCTGGTGACGATCCTGCTTGCCTATGCCGAAACGCCACGGCTTTTCCACACGCGCAATCCCTTTGCCTCCGGCGGGGTCTACGAGGACCCGGCGACGGGAGCCTCGACGGCGGCCTTCGCCGGCTATCTGCGCGACATCGGCTGGCCGCATGGCGGCGCGATCGATGTCGTGCAAGGCGAGGACATGGGCATGCGCTCGCGCCTGCACGCCGATATCTCGCGCGAGACAGGCAGCTCGATCAGGGTTTCGGGCACGGCCCGCATGATGGATGAAGCATAG